A genomic stretch from Oncorhynchus gorbuscha isolate QuinsamMale2020 ecotype Even-year linkage group LG20, OgorEven_v1.0, whole genome shotgun sequence includes:
- the LOC124006609 gene encoding extensin-like encodes MSGSRALNFKHRFNHKDHGAFPVHGKEEHLLTRMLTPPSFAQTRMLTPPSFAQTLMLTPPSFVQTRMLTSPRPAPSCSPPSFAQTLMLTPPSFRPRPPILCPDPRAHTPILCPDPHAHTPSFTQTLMLTPPSFTQTLMPTPPSFTQTLMLTPPSFTQTLMLTPPSFTQTRMPTPPSFTQTLMLILYPDPCTPILYPDPHAHTPILYPDPHAHTPILYPDPHAHTPILYPDPHAHTPILYPDPHTLMHTPILYPDPCMLTPPSFTQTRMPTPPSFTQTRMPTPPSFTQTLMLTPPSFTQTLMLTPPYFVIALLFATWP; translated from the exons ATGTCTGGCAGTCGAGcactgaatttcaaacacagattcaaccacaaagaccatggaGCTTTTCCAGTGCATGGaaaagaagagcacctattg ACCCgcatgctcacacccccatccttTGCCCAGACCCgcatgctcacacccccatccttTGCCCAGACCCtcatgctcacacccccatccttTGTCCAGACCCGCATGCTCACATCCCCCAGACCCGC ACCCTCATGCTCACCCCCATCCTTTGCCCAGACCCtcatgctcacacccccatccttTAGACCCAGACCCCCCATCCTTTGCCCAGACCCGcgtgctcacacccccatccttTGCCCAGACCCTCATGCCCACACCCCATCCTTTACCCAGACCCtcatgctcacacccccatccttTACCCAGACCCTCATGCCCACACCCCCATCCTTTACCCAGACCCtcatgctcacacccccatccttTACCCAGACCCtcatgctcacacccccatccttTACCCAGACCCGCATGCCCACACCCCCATCCTTTACCCAGACCCTCATGCTCATCCTTTACCCAGACCCATGCACCCCCATCCTTTACCCAGACCCtcatgctcacacccccatccttTACCCAGACCCtcatgctcacacccccatccttTACCCAGACCCGCATGCCCACACCCCCATCCTTTACCCAGACCCtcatgctcacacccccatccttTACCCAGACCCtcat ACCCTCATGCACACCCCCATCCTTTACCCAGACCCATgcatgctcacacccccatccttTACCCAGACCCGCATGCCCACACCCCCATCCTTTACCCAGACCCGCATGCCCACACCCCCATCCTTTACCCAGACCCtcatgctcacacccccatccttTACCCAGACCCTCATGCTCACACCTCCATACTTTGTGATTGCATTGTTGTTTGCCACTTGGCCTTAA